A single region of the Poecile atricapillus isolate bPoeAtr1 chromosome 25, bPoeAtr1.hap1, whole genome shotgun sequence genome encodes:
- the GRAMD1B gene encoding protein Aster-B isoform X7: MRAREEHEGSCLRGRARREEEGEPWLCGVVYTEIGATSAWGWEQEEKGRLMPAANMTETLQLPALRVPEQQLLEGGCAWSSSSTPTLRRKRFKMRRMKNVQEQSLEAGRYQDSPSSSKEYLQLPSIEITPSSDEDTPWSNCSTPSASPRRKRFLLRKWLRVREKKECSESSSQQSSQQSSHDDDSARFLSPSREDRPSRKHGDV, encoded by the exons ATGAGAGCACGTGAAGAACATGAGGGTTCCTGCCTGAGAGGGAGGGCacgcagggaggaggaaggcgAGCCGTGGCTTTGCGGTGTGGTTTACACCGAGATCGGAGCTACAAGTGCCTGggggtgggagcaggaggagaaagggcgtctgatgccagctgccaaCATGACAGAAACCCTGCAGCTCCCGGCGCTGCGGGTCCccgagcagcagctgctggagggcGGCTGCGCCTGGTCCAGCTCGTCCACCCCGACCCTGCGCAGGAAGCGCTTCaagatgaggaggatgaagaacgtgcaggagcagagcctggaggcCGGCAGGTACCAGGATTCTCCTTCCTCCAGCAAGGAATACCTGCAGCTGCCATCCATTGAGATCACCCCCTCCAGTGACGAGGACACCCCCTGGTCCAACTGCTCcactcccagtgcctccccacGCCGCAAGCGCTTCCTCCTTCGGAAGTGGCTGCGTGTCCGAGAGAAGAAGGAGTGCAGTGAGAGCAG cagccagcagagcagccagcagagcagccacGACGATGACTCCGCGCGGTTCCTGAGCCCCTCGCGCGAGGACAG GCCAAGCAGAAAGCATGGAGACGTCTGA